A portion of the Deinococcus peraridilitoris DSM 19664 genome contains these proteins:
- a CDS encoding acyltransferase, whose protein sequence is MTTRPAAPALTTPPAETASTDEAHTLAKHGAARIAAIDLFRGLAILEVVLHHLSGVALRFTQPDTLLREALMITNRTLHFAVPAFLFMTAVVLTRAALKDFRPGRYYWNRVKKSLLPYVLWTVLYVLFRVFTSQDPPSVLTDATRWQLWLQYGKGYFHLYFLLIALQFYLVLPLLLPLVRRTPPFLVMLSAAFALQFAVYFLNRSPLINFRYPGTMALWYIPAITLGMYFGAHYSSFERFWLRYRPWIVGTALFALIWYIPQGVTVLSGGRVNTIEYSSANWVYTTAMALTLFGVAHSLARGPVWLQRPLALLGASSLQVYLIHPAVLFFFNRWGYPGETVLFVLTLLGYAVLALAIPLGIAHALKGSRLSLWLFGR, encoded by the coding sequence ATGACCACGCGACCCGCTGCCCCAGCACTCACGACACCTCCAGCGGAGACCGCGTCAACCGACGAAGCGCACACGTTGGCCAAACACGGTGCGGCGCGCATTGCCGCCATCGACCTGTTTCGCGGCCTGGCCATTCTGGAGGTCGTCCTACATCACCTCAGCGGCGTGGCCCTGCGTTTCACCCAGCCCGATACCCTGTTGCGCGAAGCCCTGATGATCACGAACCGCACCCTGCACTTCGCGGTTCCCGCCTTTTTGTTCATGACGGCGGTCGTGCTGACACGCGCGGCCCTGAAAGACTTCCGGCCCGGCAGATATTACTGGAACCGCGTCAAGAAGTCGCTGCTGCCCTACGTGCTCTGGACGGTGCTCTACGTCCTGTTTCGCGTATTCACCAGCCAGGACCCGCCGAGCGTGCTGACCGACGCGACACGCTGGCAGCTGTGGCTGCAGTACGGCAAGGGCTACTTTCACCTGTATTTCCTGCTGATCGCCCTGCAGTTTTATCTGGTGCTGCCCCTGCTGCTGCCGCTCGTGCGGCGTACACCACCCTTTCTTGTCATGCTGAGCGCGGCGTTCGCGCTGCAGTTTGCCGTGTACTTTCTCAATCGCAGCCCCCTGATCAATTTCCGCTATCCGGGGACCATGGCCCTCTGGTACATCCCGGCAATCACGCTGGGCATGTACTTCGGTGCGCACTACTCCTCGTTCGAGCGTTTCTGGCTCCGCTACCGTCCCTGGATCGTCGGAACTGCGCTGTTCGCCCTGATCTGGTACATCCCTCAGGGCGTGACCGTGCTCAGCGGCGGGCGGGTGAATACGATCGAGTACAGCTCGGCCAACTGGGTGTATACGACGGCCATGGCCCTGACGCTGTTCGGGGTGGCGCACTCCCTGGCCCGAGGTCCGGTGTGGCTGCAACGTCCCCTTGCCCTGCTGGGCGCCTCAAGCCTGCAGGTCTACCTGATTCACCCAGCGGTCCTGTTTTTCTTCAACCGCTGGGGCTACCCGGGTGAGACAGTGCTGTTTGTCCTGACCCTGCTGGGCTACGCGGTGCTGGCCCTGGCCATTCCGCTGGGCATCGCCCACGCGCTCAAAGGAAGCCGTCTTTCGCTGTGGCTGTTCGGCCGTTGA
- a CDS encoding S9 family peptidase: MLQPDSLLKFVFPSDPQVSPDGQQVAYVLTRIEEEDPRKPDPEYPKPRYKSAVYLGGQGGVRQLTAGLKRDSAPRWSPDGSQLLFVSDREDKPQLFVLSLSGGEARQLTALKSGVGEGQWSPDGLTVAFLSRGDFEDRGPDRGEARVVEKLRYKFNGAGFLPDKTRDLYLLNVESGEARILHAPPSEISDFVWKLDGSGLLFVSSVDEHKEALWESEVFDVNLSGEVRQLTRWGSSLSGLAVHPSGERFVAVGHPGDKRNTEDPHVFEFSLRAPDSAPRRLDAQVDFPVGNIVAGDCHVGSFPGRPVWLGDTLTLLYTVGGSCGLFELLQGDKRERVFHPGQVVAGFTANANGSAYLLESDHDYPEVYLNGKKITDLASTLGDFPRRRAERVTVQNEDGEIEGWVLRPELQGSPALLTIHGGPHTAYGHGFMHEFQLLAERGYAVCYCNPRGSVGYGQAWSEAIYGRWGSIDHADLLAFFDACLERFPDLDRARTAVMGGSYGGYMTNWIVGHDSRFRAAVTDRSICNLVAFNGTSDIAPRFWRDELGLEYIREGDIAGLWDMSPLKYVGQVRTPSLIIHSEEDHRCPVEQAEQWFTALKLLGVETRFVRFPGENHELSRSGRPDRRLARLGEYLAWLDRHLA; the protein is encoded by the coding sequence GTGCTACAACCTGACAGTCTGCTGAAGTTCGTGTTTCCGTCCGATCCGCAAGTATCGCCCGACGGGCAGCAGGTGGCGTACGTCCTGACCCGCATCGAAGAAGAAGATCCACGAAAGCCCGACCCGGAATATCCCAAACCCAGGTATAAGAGCGCCGTCTACCTGGGAGGGCAGGGCGGGGTGCGTCAGCTGACCGCCGGCCTGAAGCGCGACAGTGCGCCGCGCTGGTCACCGGACGGCTCGCAGCTGCTGTTTGTGTCAGACCGCGAAGACAAACCCCAGCTTTTCGTGCTGTCCCTCTCGGGCGGTGAGGCGAGGCAGCTCACGGCGCTGAAGTCCGGCGTCGGAGAAGGCCAGTGGAGCCCTGACGGCCTGACGGTGGCCTTCCTGTCACGCGGTGACTTCGAGGACCGTGGCCCGGACCGTGGTGAGGCCCGCGTGGTCGAGAAGCTGCGCTACAAGTTCAACGGCGCCGGCTTTCTGCCCGACAAGACGCGTGACCTGTACCTGCTGAACGTCGAGAGTGGAGAGGCGCGAATCCTGCATGCCCCCCCAAGCGAGATCTCGGACTTCGTGTGGAAGCTGGACGGCTCGGGCTTGCTGTTCGTGTCATCAGTGGACGAACACAAAGAGGCGCTGTGGGAAAGTGAGGTTTTCGACGTCAACCTGTCCGGAGAAGTCCGCCAGCTGACCCGTTGGGGATCCAGCCTGAGCGGCCTGGCCGTGCATCCCTCCGGAGAGCGCTTCGTTGCCGTCGGGCATCCGGGCGACAAACGGAACACCGAAGATCCGCACGTGTTCGAGTTTTCCCTGCGCGCACCCGACAGCGCACCCCGCCGCCTCGACGCACAGGTTGATTTCCCGGTGGGCAACATCGTCGCGGGAGACTGCCACGTCGGCAGCTTTCCGGGCCGCCCAGTGTGGCTCGGAGACACCCTCACGCTGCTGTATACGGTCGGTGGGAGTTGCGGGCTCTTCGAACTCCTGCAGGGTGACAAACGCGAACGGGTGTTCCATCCGGGCCAGGTCGTGGCAGGATTCACGGCCAACGCGAACGGCAGCGCCTACCTGCTGGAAAGCGACCACGACTATCCTGAGGTGTACCTGAACGGCAAGAAAATCACCGACCTTGCGAGTACCCTCGGCGACTTCCCACGCCGCAGGGCCGAGCGCGTGACCGTCCAGAACGAAGACGGCGAAATCGAAGGCTGGGTGCTGCGGCCCGAACTCCAGGGAAGTCCAGCCCTGCTGACCATTCACGGCGGTCCGCATACGGCGTACGGGCACGGCTTCATGCATGAATTCCAGCTGCTGGCCGAGCGCGGCTACGCAGTGTGCTACTGCAATCCGCGCGGCTCGGTGGGATACGGTCAGGCCTGGAGTGAGGCGATCTACGGGCGTTGGGGCAGCATCGATCACGCCGACCTGCTGGCCTTCTTCGACGCCTGCCTGGAGCGCTTCCCTGACCTCGACCGCGCGCGCACGGCCGTGATGGGCGGCAGCTACGGCGGGTACATGACCAACTGGATCGTCGGTCACGACTCGCGCTTTCGCGCGGCCGTGACCGACCGTTCGATCTGCAATCTGGTCGCCTTCAACGGCACCTCCGATATTGCGCCGCGCTTCTGGCGTGACGAGCTGGGCCTCGAATACATCCGCGAAGGCGACATCGCCGGTCTGTGGGACATGAGCCCGCTCAAGTACGTCGGGCAAGTCCGGACACCCTCCCTGATCATTCACTCGGAGGAAGACCACCGCTGCCCCGTCGAGCAGGCCGAGCAGTGGTTCACCGCGCTTAAGCTGCTGGGCGTCGAGACGCGCTTTGTACGCTTTCCCGGCGAAAACCATGAGCTGTCGCGCTCGGGACGTCCGGACCGCCGCCTGGCGCGCCTCGGCGAGTACCTCGCCTGGCTGGACCGTCACCTGGCCTGA
- the mobA gene encoding molybdenum cofactor guanylyltransferase, whose protein sequence is MDLAAAITAGGASRRFGADKARHLWQGRTLLEHVAGSLEMCSPKLLIAPPGKYDLPSWRTIPDGRPGEGPLAGLESALSEVPGWLAFAAVDLPHLTPLFWQLLARQRCHHALAVCPLDHDGRPQPLAALYHANLLPAVSRLLDSGERRLREVLTASETCFLPWPALADLGASLFHNVNYPADAP, encoded by the coding sequence ATGGACCTTGCGGCGGCGATCACGGCAGGTGGCGCTTCACGGCGCTTCGGCGCGGACAAGGCGCGCCACCTCTGGCAGGGCCGCACCCTGCTCGAGCACGTGGCGGGGAGCCTGGAGATGTGCTCGCCGAAATTGCTGATCGCCCCGCCTGGAAAATATGACCTGCCATCGTGGCGAACCATTCCGGACGGGCGACCCGGCGAAGGACCACTGGCCGGTCTGGAAAGCGCGCTTTCCGAGGTGCCCGGCTGGCTGGCCTTCGCGGCGGTGGACCTGCCGCACCTCACCCCGCTCTTTTGGCAGCTTCTCGCCCGTCAGCGGTGTCACCACGCGCTGGCCGTGTGCCCGCTCGATCACGACGGAAGGCCTCAGCCGCTGGCGGCGCTGTACCACGCGAACCTGCTTCCCGCAGTCAGCCGCCTGCTGGACAGCGGTGAGCGTCGGCTGCGAGAGGTCCTGACGGCCAGCGAGACCTGTTTCTTGCCTTGGCCTGCCCTGGCCGACCTGGGAGCGTCGCTGTTTCATAATGTCAATTATCCGGCTGACGCGCCCTGA
- a CDS encoding HNH endonuclease, whose amino-acid sequence MSLCQLCERDVPKLTVHHLVPRSQGRRGEALPTLLICLACHRQLHVLFSNEELARSLNTRDKRVSHPAMERFLKWVRKQSPQTHVRVRRG is encoded by the coding sequence GTGTCCCTGTGCCAGCTGTGCGAGCGAGACGTGCCGAAGCTGACGGTGCATCACCTCGTGCCGCGTTCGCAGGGCAGGCGCGGCGAGGCGCTGCCCACCTTGCTGATCTGTTTGGCCTGCCACCGCCAGCTGCACGTGCTGTTTTCCAACGAGGAGCTGGCACGCAGCCTGAATACGCGCGACAAACGCGTTTCGCACCCGGCCATGGAGCGCTTCTTGAAATGGGTGCGCAAACAAAGTCCACAGACCCACGTGCGCGTCCGGCGTGGCTGA
- a CDS encoding PIG-L deacetylase family protein, with product MPDQPSLLAVFAHPDDEAFSSGGTLAHYARQGVRITLACATRGEAGKITDPSLTVEDLGRFREAELQAACQALGIPDAVFLDYHDSGRQERVRTNDPRALMNVDPFEVEGRLLELIGQVRPQVMLTFDPHGGYGHIDHLVIHRAASAAFFSGGHRYSGLRRLFFTALPVAFTRRFAETGMPMDYEPERYGVSDETLAVSLNVSALAEHKLAALRAHGTQTGPSSRMGQLSHEERERHQRDLVHRESFSLGGSRAAVPSYPLRGFFDGLSGFEHLDT from the coding sequence ATGCCCGACCAGCCCTCTTTGCTCGCGGTCTTTGCTCATCCGGACGACGAAGCCTTTTCCAGCGGCGGTACGCTCGCGCACTACGCCAGACAGGGCGTGCGTATCACCCTGGCCTGCGCCACGCGCGGTGAGGCAGGCAAGATCACCGACCCCAGCCTTACCGTCGAGGACCTGGGGCGTTTTCGTGAGGCCGAGCTGCAGGCCGCCTGTCAGGCGCTCGGCATTCCTGACGCAGTCTTTCTTGATTACCACGACTCCGGTCGACAGGAACGGGTGCGCACGAATGACCCACGGGCGCTCATGAACGTGGACCCCTTCGAGGTGGAAGGCCGCCTGCTCGAACTGATCGGGCAGGTGCGCCCCCAGGTCATGCTGACCTTCGATCCGCACGGCGGCTATGGGCACATCGACCATCTGGTCATTCACCGCGCCGCGAGCGCCGCGTTCTTCTCAGGCGGTCATCGCTACTCCGGCCTGCGGCGGCTGTTCTTCACCGCCCTGCCCGTGGCCTTCACCCGCCGCTTCGCCGAGACCGGCATGCCCATGGATTACGAGCCCGAACGTTACGGCGTCAGCGACGAGACGCTGGCGGTCAGCCTCAACGTCAGCGCCCTCGCCGAGCACAAGCTCGCGGCGCTGCGCGCCCACGGCACGCAGACCGGCCCGAGTTCCCGGATGGGCCAGCTGTCCCACGAGGAGCGCGAGCGACATCAGCGTGACCTGGTTCATCGGGAATCGTTCAGCCTGGGCGGTTCCCGCGCCGCCGTGCCGTCTTATCCTCTCCGGGGATTTTTCGATGGCCTAAGCGGCTTCGAGCATTTGGACACGTAA
- a CDS encoding Hsp20/alpha crystallin family protein: MMRFDPFRDIEELQQRVDRMFGSGTSNHTSQRFSPTVDIHEDDGGLDISLDLPGIDPGNIKLEAENNTVTVQAERKYDQGGRTAHRVERAYGTFVRTFNVPPRYDLGKIEALYAHGTLSLRVPRAEAAQRRSIPIKGMSNDAVQTLEAGAAQRPQAMQESQSEASLSS, encoded by the coding sequence ATGATGCGATTTGATCCTTTCCGCGACATCGAGGAACTTCAGCAGCGCGTCGACCGCATGTTCGGCTCGGGCACCAGCAACCACACTTCGCAGCGCTTCTCCCCCACTGTCGACATCCACGAGGATGACGGTGGTCTGGACATCAGCCTCGACCTGCCTGGCATCGACCCTGGCAACATCAAGCTGGAAGCCGAAAACAACACCGTGACCGTGCAGGCCGAGCGCAAATACGATCAGGGCGGGCGCACCGCGCACCGTGTCGAGCGCGCCTACGGCACCTTCGTGCGCACCTTCAACGTACCCCCGCGCTACGACCTCGGCAAGATCGAAGCGTTGTATGCCCACGGCACCCTGAGCCTGCGCGTACCCCGCGCCGAGGCTGCCCAGCGCCGCAGCATCCCCATCAAGGGAATGTCCAACGACGCCGTGCAAACCCTCGAAGCGGGAGCGGCGCAGCGTCCGCAGGCCATGCAGGAAAGTCAGAGCGAAGCCAGCCTGTCCTCGTAA
- the pyrR gene encoding bifunctional pyr operon transcriptional regulator/uracil phosphoribosyltransferase PyrR — MKRALTRIAHEILERNKGAEHLALIGVHTRGIPLAARLAAKLRELESTDVPLGKLDITLYRDDLSEIAHQPIVRRTEVPFDLARRRVILVDDVLYTGRTVRAALDALIDLGRPEGIQLAVLVDRGHRELPIRADYVGKNLPTARDEVVKVKLQETDEVDAVELWEDAR; from the coding sequence ATGAAGCGCGCCCTGACCCGCATCGCTCACGAGATCCTCGAGCGCAACAAGGGCGCCGAGCACCTTGCGCTGATCGGCGTGCATACCCGTGGCATCCCCCTGGCGGCACGCTTGGCCGCGAAACTGCGCGAGCTCGAAAGCACGGACGTGCCCCTGGGCAAGCTGGACATCACCCTCTACCGTGACGACCTGAGCGAAATCGCGCACCAGCCCATCGTCCGGCGCACCGAGGTGCCTTTCGACCTCGCGAGGCGGCGCGTCATTCTGGTTGACGACGTGCTCTACACCGGCCGCACCGTGCGGGCTGCCCTCGACGCACTGATCGATCTGGGCCGTCCCGAGGGCATCCAGCTGGCCGTGCTGGTCGACCGCGGTCACCGCGAGCTTCCCATCCGTGCCGACTACGTGGGCAAGAACCTGCCCACCGCCCGCGACGAGGTGGTCAAGGTCAAGCTCCAGGAAACCGACGAGGTCGACGCCGTCGAGCTGTGGGAGGACGCGCGATGA
- a CDS encoding aspartate carbamoyltransferase catalytic subunit, with protein MRSLLDFGGWSEARVNAIFDTADVMKEVLARPVKKVPALQGLTICTAFFENSTRTRMSFELAARRMSADVVTFAAGASSLSKGESLRDTVETLGAMQVDAFIVRHEASGAAHLVERYSGKPTINAGDGRRAHPTQALLDAYTLRREFGDLAGRKVAIIGDVRHSRVARSNAELLPMLGARVTLCGPATLLPGELARRGVTLTTDPHEAVKGADAVMALRLQHERMNAGYLGSLQEYARHYQVNDALLLRTGEHAVVMHPGPMNRDLEISGETASGPRSRIVQQVENGLAVRMSVLYHLLVGRGE; from the coding sequence ATGAGGAGTTTGCTCGACTTCGGTGGCTGGAGCGAGGCGCGCGTGAACGCCATCTTCGACACCGCCGACGTGATGAAAGAAGTGCTGGCGCGCCCGGTCAAGAAAGTTCCCGCCCTGCAGGGCCTGACCATCTGCACCGCCTTTTTCGAGAACAGCACCCGCACCCGCATGAGTTTCGAACTGGCCGCGCGCCGCATGAGCGCGGACGTGGTGACCTTTGCAGCGGGAGCGAGCTCCCTCAGCAAGGGCGAGAGCTTGCGTGACACGGTCGAGACGCTTGGTGCCATGCAGGTCGACGCCTTCATCGTCCGGCACGAAGCTTCCGGAGCGGCCCACCTCGTGGAGCGCTACAGCGGGAAGCCCACCATCAATGCCGGAGACGGGCGACGCGCTCATCCGACCCAGGCGCTGCTGGACGCCTACACCCTGCGGCGCGAATTCGGAGACCTGGCGGGGCGGAAAGTGGCGATCATCGGCGACGTGCGTCATTCGCGCGTCGCACGCAGCAACGCCGAACTCCTGCCCATGCTGGGCGCGCGCGTCACTCTCTGCGGGCCTGCCACACTGCTTCCCGGTGAACTCGCGCGGCGCGGCGTGACGCTCACCACCGATCCTCACGAGGCCGTGAAGGGCGCCGACGCCGTGATGGCCCTGCGGCTGCAGCATGAACGCATGAACGCAGGCTACCTGGGCAGCCTGCAGGAGTATGCGCGGCACTATCAGGTCAACGACGCCCTGCTTTTGCGGACCGGTGAACACGCCGTGGTGATGCACCCCGGCCCCATGAACCGTGACCTCGAAATCAGCGGTGAGACCGCGTCGGGACCGCGCTCCAGAATCGTGCAACAGGTCGAAAACGGCCTGGCGGTGCGCATGAGTGTGCTGTACCACCTGCTCGTCGGGAGGGGCGAATGA
- a CDS encoding dihydroorotase: MITRLQNVKRLGAELGAGALETLFFEDGVILGWNLDRQADQTLDGRGGTVVPALIELHAHLREPGQEEKEDLESGLAAAAAGGYGTVVSMPNTAPVVDDPALVRSLIAKAEGLGYARLRPAAALTKGQKGEQLAELALLKEAGAVTFTDDGRTNEDARMLRLGLEYAHSLGLVVSVHAEDATLRADGVMNEGAVSESLGLPGNPVAAEAARVARDVELARLTGARLHIQHLSSARALEIVRRAKADGIVVTCEVCPHHLTLTDEALRSFDAMYKVAPPLRTQADAEALLEGLRDGTVDCLATDHAPHTSAEKERDLLQAPFGIPSIEVAFPLMYTRFADVLGPAKIVELFTSAPARVMGWTLPSLEEGAPADLTVLDFETEREVKVSEFKSKARFSPWAGEKLRGWPVLTVVGGRVAFERASRPDTNS; this comes from the coding sequence ATGATTACCAGACTGCAAAACGTGAAACGGCTCGGCGCCGAGCTCGGTGCCGGGGCCCTCGAAACCCTGTTCTTCGAAGACGGCGTGATTCTCGGCTGGAACCTGGACCGCCAGGCAGACCAGACCCTGGACGGTCGGGGCGGCACGGTCGTGCCGGCCCTGATCGAGCTGCACGCCCACCTGCGCGAGCCGGGTCAGGAGGAAAAAGAAGACCTGGAAAGCGGACTCGCGGCGGCCGCTGCCGGAGGCTACGGCACGGTCGTCAGCATGCCGAACACCGCGCCCGTCGTCGATGACCCCGCGCTCGTGCGCAGCCTGATCGCCAAGGCCGAGGGGCTCGGTTACGCCCGGCTGCGGCCCGCTGCCGCCCTGACCAAAGGCCAGAAGGGTGAACAGCTCGCCGAACTGGCCCTGCTGAAAGAAGCGGGCGCGGTGACATTCACCGACGACGGCCGGACCAACGAGGACGCCCGCATGCTGCGTCTGGGCCTCGAATACGCTCACAGCCTGGGTCTGGTCGTCAGCGTCCATGCCGAGGACGCCACCCTGCGGGCCGACGGCGTGATGAACGAAGGAGCGGTCAGCGAGTCACTTGGCCTGCCCGGGAACCCGGTTGCGGCCGAAGCGGCCCGGGTCGCGCGTGACGTGGAACTCGCCCGACTGACCGGCGCCCGCCTGCACATTCAGCACCTTTCCAGCGCGCGTGCCCTGGAGATCGTGCGCCGTGCCAAGGCTGACGGCATTGTGGTCACTTGCGAAGTCTGCCCGCACCACCTGACCCTCACTGACGAGGCGCTGCGATCGTTTGACGCCATGTACAAGGTCGCTCCGCCCCTGCGTACCCAAGCCGACGCCGAGGCCCTGCTCGAAGGCCTGCGCGACGGCACTGTCGATTGCCTGGCCACCGACCACGCCCCGCACACCAGCGCCGAGAAAGAGCGTGACCTGCTGCAGGCGCCCTTTGGCATTCCCAGCATCGAAGTGGCCTTTCCCCTGATGTACACCCGCTTCGCGGACGTGCTGGGCCCTGCCAAGATCGTAGAGCTGTTCACTTCCGCCCCCGCGCGGGTGATGGGCTGGACGCTGCCCTCGCTGGAGGAAGGCGCGCCCGCCGACCTGACCGTTCTGGACTTCGAAACCGAGCGTGAGGTGAAGGTGAGTGAGTTCAAAAGCAAGGCCAGGTTCAGTCCCTGGGCTGGGGAGAAGCTGCGCGGCTGGCCGGTGCTGACGGTGGTGGGCGGTCGGGTCGCGTTTGAGCGGGCAAGCAGGCCCGACACGAACTCCTAG
- a CDS encoding quinone-dependent dihydroorotate dehydrogenase, whose product MPYRRLLKPLLFRLDAENAHHLTLRGLSSAQRLSAGRALLAALYAVPASKRLESHLWDLRFPSPVGLAAGLDKNAQAVDALSRIGLGFLEVGTVTPRPQAGNERPRLFRLPEDKALINRMGFNNEGAQAMARRLAAFVCHPVPVGVNIGKNKDTPNEQAAEDYRECLRELYAYGDFFVVNVSSPNTPGLRSLQGGGELLGLLRAVLQEADVQRVRQLQHKPVLVKIAPDLDDDALQTTVNAVRAAGVQGIIVSNTTLSREGLSSPHRQQAGGLSGQPLRERSTALVRRVYALTQGALPIVASGGVFSAQDAYEKIRAGASLVEIYTALIYEGPEVLRSINEGLEALLQRNGFDNVAQAVGADHR is encoded by the coding sequence ATGCCCTACCGTCGCCTGCTCAAACCCCTGCTCTTTCGCCTGGACGCCGAAAACGCCCATCACCTCACCTTACGCGGACTGTCGTCGGCGCAACGGCTTTCCGCAGGGCGCGCCCTGCTCGCGGCATTGTACGCCGTGCCTGCTTCCAAGCGGCTGGAGAGCCATCTGTGGGACCTGCGCTTTCCGTCTCCCGTAGGACTGGCAGCCGGACTCGACAAGAACGCGCAGGCCGTGGACGCGCTTTCACGCATTGGCCTGGGCTTTCTGGAGGTCGGCACCGTCACCCCCAGGCCCCAGGCCGGCAACGAACGTCCTCGGCTTTTTCGGCTTCCCGAAGACAAAGCCCTAATCAACCGCATGGGCTTCAACAACGAGGGCGCGCAGGCCATGGCGCGTCGCCTGGCCGCCTTTGTGTGTCATCCCGTGCCGGTCGGGGTGAACATCGGCAAGAACAAGGACACGCCCAACGAGCAGGCGGCTGAGGACTACCGCGAGTGCCTGCGCGAGCTGTATGCCTACGGCGACTTCTTCGTGGTGAACGTCAGCTCCCCGAACACGCCAGGGCTGCGCAGCCTGCAGGGGGGCGGGGAGCTGCTCGGGCTGCTTCGTGCCGTACTGCAGGAAGCAGACGTGCAGCGCGTGCGGCAGCTGCAACACAAGCCAGTTCTGGTGAAAATCGCGCCGGACCTGGACGACGACGCCCTGCAGACCACCGTGAACGCAGTCCGGGCTGCGGGCGTTCAGGGCATCATCGTCTCCAACACCACCCTGAGCCGCGAAGGCCTCAGCAGCCCCCACCGCCAGCAGGCGGGCGGTCTGAGCGGTCAGCCCCTCCGCGAGCGCTCCACCGCGCTGGTGCGTCGGGTCTACGCGCTGACCCAGGGCGCACTTCCCATTGTGGCGTCGGGCGGGGTATTCAGCGCGCAGGACGCTTACGAGAAGATCCGGGCGGGCGCCAGCCTGGTCGAGATCTACACCGCCCTGATCTATGAGGGGCCCGAGGTGCTGCGCAGCATCAACGAGGGGCTCGAAGCGCTGCTGCAGCGCAACGGCTTTGACAACGTCGCGCAGGCGGTGGGCGCAGACCATCGGTAA
- a CDS encoding branched-chain amino acid ABC transporter substrate-binding protein produces MRKSMLVLVLLASQAAAVSTVKIAVIAPLSGSLQTGGEAIRQGAELAMRDYAPELRRLGVDVKLEALDDQGNATVGINQAKKVVADPTFVGVVGSLASGVSIALSDVLRTGDLAQISANSTANEFTDRGLPNVNRVVARNDDQGVVMAQYANEVLKAKRVYVLSDSTTYGDGLAESFVKAAGAAGMEILGRVSTTKRSGFDDLIKLVAGRKPDMIYYGGQYDGALGFLNEYRAVDATTLFAGGDALDSPNFYRSGQASARGTVFTTVYGPVNRFSNSFLFVQKFKATYKSEPNIRALFAYDATRAMLSAIRDAAKTPNTAPTRAQVMAALRKVNLDRAVTGAIAFDQKGDRQRAPLFVMKVNDVFVPDVQRITIVRP; encoded by the coding sequence ATGCGTAAATCAATGCTGGTTCTGGTGCTGCTGGCATCGCAGGCTGCCGCCGTCTCCACCGTCAAAATCGCCGTGATCGCGCCGCTCAGCGGCTCACTTCAGACGGGCGGCGAAGCCATCCGCCAGGGTGCGGAGCTGGCCATGCGCGATTACGCTCCCGAGCTGCGCCGTCTTGGCGTCGATGTGAAGCTCGAAGCCCTCGACGACCAGGGCAACGCCACAGTGGGTATCAACCAGGCCAAAAAAGTGGTGGCCGATCCGACGTTCGTCGGTGTGGTCGGCTCGCTCGCCTCGGGCGTGAGCATCGCGCTGAGCGACGTGCTGCGCACAGGTGACCTCGCGCAGATTTCGGCGAACTCGACCGCCAACGAGTTCACGGATCGCGGCCTGCCCAACGTCAACCGTGTGGTGGCCCGCAACGACGACCAGGGCGTCGTTATGGCGCAGTACGCCAACGAGGTTCTCAAGGCCAAGCGTGTGTACGTACTGAGCGACTCCACAACTTACGGCGACGGCCTGGCCGAATCGTTCGTCAAGGCGGCCGGAGCGGCCGGCATGGAGATTCTGGGGCGCGTCAGCACCACCAAGCGCAGCGGCTTTGACGACCTGATCAAGCTGGTGGCCGGTCGCAAGCCCGACATGATCTATTACGGCGGGCAGTACGACGGCGCGCTGGGCTTTCTGAACGAGTACCGCGCCGTGGACGCCACCACCCTGTTCGCCGGGGGTGACGCGCTGGACAGCCCGAACTTTTACCGCAGCGGGCAGGCCAGCGCGCGCGGCACCGTATTCACCACGGTGTACGGCCCGGTCAACCGCTTCAGCAACAGCTTCCTGTTCGTGCAGAAGTTCAAGGCCACCTACAAGAGTGAGCCGAACATTCGTGCGCTGTTCGCGTACGACGCGACACGCGCCATGCTGAGCGCCATCCGCGACGCCGCCAAAACCCCGAACACCGCGCCGACCCGCGCACAGGTGATGGCCGCCCTGCGCAAGGTCAACCTCGACCGCGCCGTCACGGGCGCCATCGCCTTCGACCAGAAGGGCGACCGCCAGCGGGCGCCGCTGTTCGTGATGAAGGTCAACGATGTGTTCGTTCCCGACGTGCAGCGCATCACCATCGTGCGTCCCTGA